In Sphingobacteriaceae bacterium, the following proteins share a genomic window:
- a CDS encoding tetracycline resistance MFS efflux pump, with translation MEKTQKPILFIFLTILIDCIGIGIIIPTLPALIQSLSGADISTAASYGGWLNFSYAIMSFIFSPVLGGLSDRYGRRPILLLSLLGLGLDYVFLAFAPTIFWLFIGRIIAGVCGASFTTASAYIADVSTNENRAKNFGMIGAAFGLGFIIGPLLGSLFGSIDTRAPFIAAAGFSLLNFLFGYFILPESLDKDHRRAFSWKRANPFESLYRLTKHKVIFNLIIILFLVNIAGQAMPSIWTFFCIERFNWNEKMIGLSLAFVGVTVSIVQGGLIGVATKTLGVKRSIFVGLGFIMLGFFLFSIANQSWMMFAFMIPYALGGIATPNIQSILSARVPANEQGELQGGITSLISLTSIIGPLVMSMSFTYFTRKNGPVYFPGISFFIGGVLSLISLILSYNTLKKMILPNHEQSKPH, from the coding sequence ATGGAAAAAACCCAAAAACCTATCCTCTTTATCTTCCTCACTATTTTGATCGATTGTATTGGTATCGGCATCATCATCCCTACTCTACCCGCCTTAATACAAAGTTTGAGTGGGGCTGACATCAGCACTGCCGCGAGTTATGGGGGATGGTTAAATTTTTCTTACGCCATCATGTCTTTTATTTTTTCGCCGGTACTAGGTGGCCTTAGCGACCGATATGGCAGAAGACCCATTTTATTACTTTCGCTTCTGGGATTAGGACTCGACTATGTATTTCTTGCTTTTGCACCGACTATTTTTTGGTTGTTTATAGGAAGAATTATTGCAGGAGTTTGTGGGGCAAGTTTCACAACAGCGTCAGCTTATATTGCAGATGTAAGTACAAATGAAAATCGCGCTAAAAATTTTGGAATGATCGGCGCTGCTTTCGGATTGGGTTTTATCATTGGGCCGCTACTGGGTTCTTTATTTGGAAGCATCGATACCCGTGCTCCATTCATAGCCGCTGCAGGCTTCTCGCTGTTAAATTTTTTATTTGGCTATTTTATTTTACCTGAATCTCTCGACAAGGACCACCGCCGTGCCTTTAGCTGGAAACGCGCCAATCCATTCGAATCTTTGTACAGACTTACAAAACATAAAGTCATTTTTAACCTCATTATCATTTTGTTTCTGGTAAACATTGCAGGTCAAGCTATGCCGAGCATATGGACCTTCTTTTGCATTGAACGTTTTAACTGGAACGAAAAAATGATTGGTCTTTCCCTCGCATTTGTTGGCGTAACAGTATCCATCGTGCAAGGCGGACTTATTGGAGTGGCTACAAAAACCTTAGGTGTTAAGCGAAGTATTTTTGTCGGACTAGGATTTATTATGCTGGGCTTTTTTCTTTTTTCTATCGCAAATCAAAGCTGGATGATGTTTGCCTTTATGATCCCTTATGCGTTGGGCGGAATTGCCACGCCTAACATTCAAAGTATTTTAAGTGCCAGGGTGCCTGCTAATGAGCAGGGTGAGCTACAGGGAGGCATTACAAGTCTTATAAGCCTTACGTCCATTATTGGCCCCCTGGTTATGAGTATGTCTTTTACTTATTTCACCAGAAAAAATGGACCTGTATATTTTCCGGGAATTTCCTTCTTCATCGGGGGAGTACTTTCTTTAATTAGTCTCATTTTAAGTTATAACACATTAAAAAAAATGATCCTCCCAAATCATGAACAATCCAAACCCCACTAA